A window of Tripterygium wilfordii isolate XIE 37 chromosome 7, ASM1340144v1, whole genome shotgun sequence contains these coding sequences:
- the LOC120002717 gene encoding uncharacterized protein LOC120002717 isoform X3, producing MFGHANLHWHSFQFLDCPALLHCLGNNKHQNKQNPKRKNKEKAASESKGECFPNIEFIPELTAVEVDDEAICKKALDTMGLVPKPQHRCPIPLANNPNSKVIPEGRTPDVILRSLSYITEDELVNNGSLSSPLFGGHQSWSQRDESFKAQTNMKVHCGFIRNGGAEIAPSDIKYVKKCRFVVASGIFDGYDVPHQPSNISDRSKKLFCFLMVVDEASLEFIKSNVTLEEDLDGGPWIGVWRLVLLKHPPYDEPRRNGKVPKILTHRLFPEAQYSIWIDGKMELIVDPLLILDRYLWREKHTFAIAQHKHHRSIYEEADANKRRKRYARPLIDLHMKIYRYEGMEPWSLKKSTPSDVPEGAIIIREHTPINNLFSCLWFNEVNLFTPRDQLSFGYIVYRLGELFKFFMFENCEYNSLFILHPHTREHSSKIEWVKNLTELEGKGGRLRESRGGLGLWTPYPADLNSVVLPPVVRTSKPG from the exons ATGTTTGGTCATGCCAATCTTCATTGGCATTCTTTTCAG TTCTTAGATTGCCCTGCTCTTCTTCACTGCCTAGGGAACAACAAAcatcaaaataaacaaaacccaaaaagaaagaacaaagaaaaagctGCATCAGAAAGCAAAGGAGAGTGTTTTCCAAACATTGAGTTCATACCTGAATTGACTGCTGTTGAAGTTGATGATGAAG CCATCTGTAAGAAAGCGTTAGACACAATGGGACTTGTACCTAAACCACAACACC GCTGTCCGATTCCTCTTGCAAATAATCCCAACAGTAAAGTTATTCCTGAAGGAAGAACTCCTGATgtaattcttagaagtctctcCTACATTACAGAGGATGAGCTAGTGAATAATGGATCTCTGTCCTCACCTCTATTTGGAGGTCATCAAAGCTGGTCCCAGAGAGATGAGAGCTTTAAAGCGCAAACTAACATGAAG GTGCACTGTGGATTTATTAGAAATGGCGGTGCTGAAATAGCTCCTTCAGACATCAAGTATGTTAAGAAGTGTAGATTTGTCGTTGCATCAGGAATTTTTGATGGATATGATGTACCACATCAACCTTCAAATATAAGTGACCGATCTAAgaaacttttttgttttcttatggtGGTTGATGAGGCATCTCTAGAGTTTATAAAGAGTAATGTTACTCTTGAAGAGGATCTCGATGGTGGCCCATGGATAGGAGTCTGGCGGCTTGTGCTGCTCAAGCATCCACCTTATGATGAACCTCGAAGAAATGGGAAGGTTCCCAAGATTTTAACCCACAGGTTGTTCCCTGAAGCACAGTACAGCATTTGGATTGATGGTAAAATGGAGTTGATAGTTGATCCTTTGCTAATCCTAGACAG ATACTTATGGCGTGAGAAGCATACTTTTGCCATTGCTCAGCATAAGCATCATCGCAGTATATATGAGGAAGCTGAtgcaaacaaaagaagaaagcgCTATGCACGGCCCCTGATTGATCTCCACATGAAAATATACCGTTACGAGGGAATGGAGCCATGGAGTTTGAAGAAAAGCACTCCTAGTG ATGTCCCGGAGGGAGCTATCATCATTCGGGAACATACGCCAATAAATAATTTGTTTAGCTGCTTGTGGTTCAATGAGGTGAACCTCTTCACACCAAGAGATCAGCTGAGTTTCGGCTACATAGTGTACAGGTTGGGGGAGTTGTTCAAGTTCTTCATGTTTGAGAATTGTGAGTACAATTCGCTTTTTATATTGCACCCACATACCCGTGAGCATTCCTCTAAAATAGAGTGGGTAAAGAACCTGACTGAGTTGGAGGGAAAGGGTGGCAGATTGAGGGAGAGTAGAGGTGGATTAGGCTTGTGGACTCCCTATCCTGCGGACCTTAATTCTGTTGTCCTGCCACCAGTAGTGAGAACATCAAAACCAGGATGA
- the LOC120002717 gene encoding uncharacterized protein LOC120002717 isoform X2: MEGEAQPSVSFRLNRRGDRSNQTPRSKDVEGGFFSPGRLPQDYPMKIIWKRGFVRLVLVAGIVWMLIILSVLLFHVWSCQSSLAFFSAICKKALDTMGLVPKPQHRCPIPLANNPNSKVIPEGRTPDVILRSLSYITEDELVNNGSLSSPLFGGHQSWSQRDESFKAQTNMKVHCGFIRNGGAEIAPSDIKYVKKCRFVVASGIFDGYDVPHQPSNISDRSKKLFCFLMVVDEASLEFIKSNVTLEEDLDGGPWIGVWRLVLLKHPPYDEPRRNGKVPKILTHRLFPEAQYSIWIDGKMELIVDPLLILDRYLWREKHTFAIAQHKHHRSIYEEADANKRRKRYARPLIDLHMKIYRYEGMEPWSLKKSTPSDVPEGAIIIREHTPINNLFSCLWFNEVNLFTPRDQLSFGYIVYRLGELFKFFMFENCEYNSLFILHPHTREHSSKIEWVKNLTELEGKGGRLRESRGGLGLWTPYPADLNSVVLPPVVRTSKPG; encoded by the exons ATGGAGGGTGAGGCTCAACCGTCAGTGTCTTTCCGGTTAAACCGGCGTGGAGATCGCAGTAATCAAACTCCGCGGTCTAAAG ATGTTGAAGGTGGTTTCTTTTCTCCTGGGAGACTGCCGCAGGATTATCCAATGAAAATCATTTGGAAGAGGGGGTTTGTTCGGTTGGTTCTTGTTGCTGGCATCGTGTGGATGTTAATCATCCTTTCCGTATTGTTATTTCATGTTTGGTCATGCCAATCTTCATTGGCATTCTTTTCAG CCATCTGTAAGAAAGCGTTAGACACAATGGGACTTGTACCTAAACCACAACACC GCTGTCCGATTCCTCTTGCAAATAATCCCAACAGTAAAGTTATTCCTGAAGGAAGAACTCCTGATgtaattcttagaagtctctcCTACATTACAGAGGATGAGCTAGTGAATAATGGATCTCTGTCCTCACCTCTATTTGGAGGTCATCAAAGCTGGTCCCAGAGAGATGAGAGCTTTAAAGCGCAAACTAACATGAAG GTGCACTGTGGATTTATTAGAAATGGCGGTGCTGAAATAGCTCCTTCAGACATCAAGTATGTTAAGAAGTGTAGATTTGTCGTTGCATCAGGAATTTTTGATGGATATGATGTACCACATCAACCTTCAAATATAAGTGACCGATCTAAgaaacttttttgttttcttatggtGGTTGATGAGGCATCTCTAGAGTTTATAAAGAGTAATGTTACTCTTGAAGAGGATCTCGATGGTGGCCCATGGATAGGAGTCTGGCGGCTTGTGCTGCTCAAGCATCCACCTTATGATGAACCTCGAAGAAATGGGAAGGTTCCCAAGATTTTAACCCACAGGTTGTTCCCTGAAGCACAGTACAGCATTTGGATTGATGGTAAAATGGAGTTGATAGTTGATCCTTTGCTAATCCTAGACAG ATACTTATGGCGTGAGAAGCATACTTTTGCCATTGCTCAGCATAAGCATCATCGCAGTATATATGAGGAAGCTGAtgcaaacaaaagaagaaagcgCTATGCACGGCCCCTGATTGATCTCCACATGAAAATATACCGTTACGAGGGAATGGAGCCATGGAGTTTGAAGAAAAGCACTCCTAGTG ATGTCCCGGAGGGAGCTATCATCATTCGGGAACATACGCCAATAAATAATTTGTTTAGCTGCTTGTGGTTCAATGAGGTGAACCTCTTCACACCAAGAGATCAGCTGAGTTTCGGCTACATAGTGTACAGGTTGGGGGAGTTGTTCAAGTTCTTCATGTTTGAGAATTGTGAGTACAATTCGCTTTTTATATTGCACCCACATACCCGTGAGCATTCCTCTAAAATAGAGTGGGTAAAGAACCTGACTGAGTTGGAGGGAAAGGGTGGCAGATTGAGGGAGAGTAGAGGTGGATTAGGCTTGTGGACTCCCTATCCTGCGGACCTTAATTCTGTTGTCCTGCCACCAGTAGTGAGAACATCAAAACCAGGATGA
- the LOC120002719 gene encoding V-type proton ATPase subunit B2-like gives MGVAQNNLDMEEGTLEIGMEYRTVSGVAGPLVILEKVKGPKYQEIVNIRLGDGTTRRGQVLEVDGEKAVVQLYANYAIGKDVQAMKAVVGEEALSSEDLLYLEFLDKFERKFVAQGAYDTRNIFQSLDLAWTLLRIFPRELLHRIPAKTLDQFYSRDSAN, from the exons ATGGGTGTGGCTCAGAACAATCTAGACATGGAGGAGGGCACCCTGGAGATTGGCATGG AGTACAGAACTGTTTCTGGAGTTGCCGGACCTCTGGTTATCCTCGAGAAAGTTAAG GGACCAAAATATCAAGAAATTGTTAATATTCGTTTGGGGGATGGAACAACCAGACGCGGTCAAGTTTTGGAAGTTGATGGGGAGAAAGCTGTGGTTCAG CTGTATGCAAATTATGCTATTGGAAAAGATGTCCAGGCAATGAAAGCTGTTGTAGGAGAAGAAGCTCTGTCCTCTGAAGACTTG TTGTATTTGGAGTTCTTGGACAAATTTGAGAGGAAATTTGTTGCTCAAGGAGCGTATGACACCCGCAACATCTTCCAATCTCTTGATTTGGCGTGGACACTGCTTCGCATCTTCCCCCGAGAGCTTTTGCACCGCATACCAGCCAAGACCCTTGACCAGTTCTACAGCCGAGATTCAGCCAATTAA
- the LOC120002717 gene encoding uncharacterized protein LOC120002717 isoform X1 produces the protein MEGEAQPSVSFRLNRRGDRSNQTPRSKDVEGGFFSPGRLPQDYPMKIIWKRGFVRLVLVAGIVWMLIILSVLLFHVWSCQSSLAFFSGNNKHQNKQNPKRKNKEKAASESKGECFPNIEFIPELTAVEVDDEAICKKALDTMGLVPKPQHRCPIPLANNPNSKVIPEGRTPDVILRSLSYITEDELVNNGSLSSPLFGGHQSWSQRDESFKAQTNMKVHCGFIRNGGAEIAPSDIKYVKKCRFVVASGIFDGYDVPHQPSNISDRSKKLFCFLMVVDEASLEFIKSNVTLEEDLDGGPWIGVWRLVLLKHPPYDEPRRNGKVPKILTHRLFPEAQYSIWIDGKMELIVDPLLILDRYLWREKHTFAIAQHKHHRSIYEEADANKRRKRYARPLIDLHMKIYRYEGMEPWSLKKSTPSDVPEGAIIIREHTPINNLFSCLWFNEVNLFTPRDQLSFGYIVYRLGELFKFFMFENCEYNSLFILHPHTREHSSKIEWVKNLTELEGKGGRLRESRGGLGLWTPYPADLNSVVLPPVVRTSKPG, from the exons ATGGAGGGTGAGGCTCAACCGTCAGTGTCTTTCCGGTTAAACCGGCGTGGAGATCGCAGTAATCAAACTCCGCGGTCTAAAG ATGTTGAAGGTGGTTTCTTTTCTCCTGGGAGACTGCCGCAGGATTATCCAATGAAAATCATTTGGAAGAGGGGGTTTGTTCGGTTGGTTCTTGTTGCTGGCATCGTGTGGATGTTAATCATCCTTTCCGTATTGTTATTTCATGTTTGGTCATGCCAATCTTCATTGGCATTCTTTTCAG GGAACAACAAAcatcaaaataaacaaaacccaaaaagaaagaacaaagaaaaagctGCATCAGAAAGCAAAGGAGAGTGTTTTCCAAACATTGAGTTCATACCTGAATTGACTGCTGTTGAAGTTGATGATGAAG CCATCTGTAAGAAAGCGTTAGACACAATGGGACTTGTACCTAAACCACAACACC GCTGTCCGATTCCTCTTGCAAATAATCCCAACAGTAAAGTTATTCCTGAAGGAAGAACTCCTGATgtaattcttagaagtctctcCTACATTACAGAGGATGAGCTAGTGAATAATGGATCTCTGTCCTCACCTCTATTTGGAGGTCATCAAAGCTGGTCCCAGAGAGATGAGAGCTTTAAAGCGCAAACTAACATGAAG GTGCACTGTGGATTTATTAGAAATGGCGGTGCTGAAATAGCTCCTTCAGACATCAAGTATGTTAAGAAGTGTAGATTTGTCGTTGCATCAGGAATTTTTGATGGATATGATGTACCACATCAACCTTCAAATATAAGTGACCGATCTAAgaaacttttttgttttcttatggtGGTTGATGAGGCATCTCTAGAGTTTATAAAGAGTAATGTTACTCTTGAAGAGGATCTCGATGGTGGCCCATGGATAGGAGTCTGGCGGCTTGTGCTGCTCAAGCATCCACCTTATGATGAACCTCGAAGAAATGGGAAGGTTCCCAAGATTTTAACCCACAGGTTGTTCCCTGAAGCACAGTACAGCATTTGGATTGATGGTAAAATGGAGTTGATAGTTGATCCTTTGCTAATCCTAGACAG ATACTTATGGCGTGAGAAGCATACTTTTGCCATTGCTCAGCATAAGCATCATCGCAGTATATATGAGGAAGCTGAtgcaaacaaaagaagaaagcgCTATGCACGGCCCCTGATTGATCTCCACATGAAAATATACCGTTACGAGGGAATGGAGCCATGGAGTTTGAAGAAAAGCACTCCTAGTG ATGTCCCGGAGGGAGCTATCATCATTCGGGAACATACGCCAATAAATAATTTGTTTAGCTGCTTGTGGTTCAATGAGGTGAACCTCTTCACACCAAGAGATCAGCTGAGTTTCGGCTACATAGTGTACAGGTTGGGGGAGTTGTTCAAGTTCTTCATGTTTGAGAATTGTGAGTACAATTCGCTTTTTATATTGCACCCACATACCCGTGAGCATTCCTCTAAAATAGAGTGGGTAAAGAACCTGACTGAGTTGGAGGGAAAGGGTGGCAGATTGAGGGAGAGTAGAGGTGGATTAGGCTTGTGGACTCCCTATCCTGCGGACCTTAATTCTGTTGTCCTGCCACCAGTAGTGAGAACATCAAAACCAGGATGA